The segment CGCCGGAGTCTCGCCTGTCTCCAACTCCCACCGGCTCGCGCTCTCCACCTCGTTCGAGCTCGATCTGTGGGGCCGCCTGCGGCGCGCCTCCGAGGCCGCGCAGGCCCAGTTGCTCGGTACCCGCTACGGTCGCGACGTCACGGCACTGGCCCTGACCGGGGCCACGGCGCAGGCCTACTTCCTGCTTCGCTCACTCGATGCGCAGATCACGGTCACACAACAGACACTGACTACCCGCGAGGAGTCGCTGGCGGTGGCCCGAAGCCGGGCGACCGGTGGACTCGCCTCCGAACTCGACGTGTATCAGGCCGAGACCGGGCGTGCCGACGTCGCTTTGCAGCTGCGGGAACTCCAGCGCCAACGCGCGTTGGTCGAGCACCAGCTTGGCGTACTCACTGGAACGCCGGACCTGGCCCTCGCGCCGGGTGACCTGATGCAACTTCCGCTGCCGGCGGAACCGCCTGCCGGCCTCCCGTCCACGCTGCTGGAACGCCGACCCGACGTACAGCAGGCGGAACAGGCCCTGATCGCGGCCAATGCCCGCATCGGCGTGTCCAGGGCCGCTCAGTTCCCCACCTTCACCCTCACCGGCGCCTTCGGCGGCCAGAGCGAGGAGTTCAGTGACCTGCTGGAATCGGGGGCACGTATCTGGTCGATCGGTCTCGGCGCCACCATGCCCCTTCTGGATGCCGGACGTTACTCGGCGCGCACGCGCCAGGCGGAAGCGGTCCAAAGCCAGGCGCTGGCGGATTATCAGCAGGCCGTCGAAACCGCCTTCCGTGAAGTGGCCGATGCGCTCACCAACGCGGAATCGGCCCGTGCCGCCGCGGAAGACCAGGAAAAGCGCGTGACGGCAGCGCGCAGTGCGCTGCGCCTGTCCCAGAAGCGTTACGAGGCGGGCTATTCCGGCTATCTGGAGGTCCTGGACGCCCAGCGCACCGCCAACACGGCGGAGCAGGCACTGATCCAGCACCGACAGGCCCAGCTTGCCTACAGCGTCGACCTCATCAAGGCACTCGGCGGCGGCTGGTCAGCGGCAGTTGAACCGGACGCGCGCTGACGGAGCCTCATGGTACGGAGGACAAAGGCGGAAACCGAACAGACGCGACTCGAGATCATCGCCGCGGCGCGGCGGGTATTCGCCGAACGCGGCGTGAGCCACACCACCCTCGCCGACATCGCCAAGGAAGCGGGCGTGACGCGCGGCGCCATCTACTGGCACTTCAAGAACAAGCCCGACCTGTTCTTCGCCATGATGGAGCAGGTGTCCGTCCCGCTGGTGGACATCATCGACGAAAATCTTCCGGTACAGAGTCCAGGAGATCCGCTGCGCGACGTCCAGGCGAGCATGGTGGAAATCCTGCGCCTGCTGCGGGAGGATGAGGTCGCGCGCACCACCTTCGAGATCATCAATTCCAAGTGCGAATACGTCAACGAGTTCTCCCGACTCGACAACCGCATCACGCGGACAGGCTGCGCCTATATCCACAAACTCACCAGCGCGTATGAAAATGCGCTACGAAAGGGGTTACTGCGCCCGGGGGCAGATCCGGGTCAGTACGCACTCGACAGCTACCTGTTCATGAAGGGGCTGATCAATCTGTGGCTCGCCGACATCGAAGGCTCCATCATCCGCGACAAGGCTGAGGCCTTGATCGAATCCCATATCTCGATGCGGTATAAATCCTCCCCGGGCGGAGGCGACCCGACGGCGGCTTGATCAGGCCGGGCGAATGCGCGAAAATTCGTCCCTGCCCCGGCCGCCCCTCCGTCCATACCGTCGCCCCGCGCTTATCCTCAGCCGATAGCCGCATCGGACGGTCGGCCACACCGGCGGACCAAAGGATCGAGCGTCGCAATGTTTGCTTTCTTCGAAAAACTGATCAAACCGTTCCCGCCGCAGGAGCCCGAAACTCCGCCGAAGGGACTGTTCGCCTTCTGCCGCCATTACACGCGCGGCATCGAACCCCACCTGGCGATCATGGCGCTGCTGACCGGGCTGATCGCGATCCTGGAAGTCTCGCTGTTCGACTATCTCGGCCGTCTGGTCGACTGGCTGACGCACACCGACCGCGCGGATATCCTCGGCGCCGGCAGCGGTTTCCTGTGGTCCGCGCTCGCCGTGCTGATCGCGCTACCGGTCGCGGTGCTGATTCACTCCCTGATCATCCATCAGGCCCTGCTCGGCAACTACCCGATGATCATCCGCTGGAAGGCGCACCGCTATCTGCTGGGGCAGAGCCTTGCATTCTTTCAGAACGACTTCGCCGGGCGCATCGCAACCAAGGTGATGCAGACCTCGCTCGCCGTGCGCGAGACGGTCATGAAGCTGCTCGACGTGATCCTGTACGTGGTGGTCTACTTCGGCGGCGTCGTGGTCATCGCGGCCGGCTCGGACGCTCGCCTGGCGCTCCCGCTGCTGCTCTGGGTAGCGATCTATATCGTGACCCTGTACTACTTCATTCCACGCCTGTCCCGGGTATCCGCGCGCCAGGCTGACGCGCGTTCGGCCATGGTCGGTCGGGTGGTCGATTCCTACACCAACATCACCACGGTGAAGCTGTTTTCGCACTCGCGCCGGGAAGCGGACTACGCGCGCGAAGGCATGGAAGAGTTCCTGCTCACCGTCTACCCGCAGATGCGGCTCGTCACCGGCCTGGTGATGTCGGTATGGATCAACAACGTGCTGCTGATCCTGGCCACCGGCGCGCTGTCGATCTGGCTGTGGATGCACGCCGCCGTTTCGGCCGGCGCGATCACCGCCGCGATCGCCCTTGTGCTGCGGCTCAATGGCATGTCGCAGTGGATCATGTGGGAGATGTCCGCCCTGTTCGAAAACATCGGCACGGTGGAGGACGGCATCTCCACCATCGCCCGGCCGCGCGAAGTGCTCGACCGGGCAGATGCCCCTTCGCTCGCCGTAACACGCGGCCGTATCGAATTCGATCATCTGTGCTTCCATTACGGAAAAGGCGCCGGCGTGATCGAAGATTTCTCGCTGACCATCGAACCTGGCGAAAAAATCGGGCTGGTCGGCCGCTCCGGCGCCGGCAAATCGACCCTGGTGCACCTGTTGCTGCGTTTTCACGACGTCGAGACCGGTCGTATCCTGATCGACGGACAGAACATCGCGGATGTCGGGCAGGAAAGTCTGCGCGCACAGATCGGCCTGGTGACCCAGGACACCTCGTTGCTGCATCGCTCGGTGCGCGACAACATCCTGTATGGACGGCCGGACGCCAGGGAAGCGGACCTCATCGCCGCGGCACGCCAGGCGCGGGCGCACGAC is part of the Gammaproteobacteria bacterium genome and harbors:
- a CDS encoding efflux transporter outer membrane subunit, encoding MITRPIAVPLALVAALTGCAVGPDYHRPELALPDHYPDANAADTAGAEITPDWWTLYSDAELDRLITQALQNNADLRRAVAQIDEAEAVLSEARATLFPEIDLGLSSSRTRSSTLNAQPLAAGVSPVSNSHRLALSTSFELDLWGRLRRASEAAQAQLLGTRYGRDVTALALTGATAQAYFLLRSLDAQITVTQQTLTTREESLAVARSRATGGLASELDVYQAETGRADVALQLRELQRQRALVEHQLGVLTGTPDLALAPGDLMQLPLPAEPPAGLPSTLLERRPDVQQAEQALIAANARIGVSRAAQFPTFTLTGAFGGQSEEFSDLLESGARIWSIGLGATMPLLDAGRYSARTRQAEAVQSQALADYQQAVETAFREVADALTNAESARAAAEDQEKRVTAARSALRLSQKRYEAGYSGYLEVLDAQRTANTAEQALIQHRQAQLAYSVDLIKALGGGWSAAVEPDAR
- a CDS encoding TetR family transcriptional regulator, whose product is MVRRTKAETEQTRLEIIAAARRVFAERGVSHTTLADIAKEAGVTRGAIYWHFKNKPDLFFAMMEQVSVPLVDIIDENLPVQSPGDPLRDVQASMVEILRLLREDEVARTTFEIINSKCEYVNEFSRLDNRITRTGCAYIHKLTSAYENALRKGLLRPGADPGQYALDSYLFMKGLINLWLADIEGSIIRDKAEALIESHISMRYKSSPGGGDPTAA
- a CDS encoding ABC transporter ATP-binding protein; the encoded protein is MFAFFEKLIKPFPPQEPETPPKGLFAFCRHYTRGIEPHLAIMALLTGLIAILEVSLFDYLGRLVDWLTHTDRADILGAGSGFLWSALAVLIALPVAVLIHSLIIHQALLGNYPMIIRWKAHRYLLGQSLAFFQNDFAGRIATKVMQTSLAVRETVMKLLDVILYVVVYFGGVVVIAAGSDARLALPLLLWVAIYIVTLYYFIPRLSRVSARQADARSAMVGRVVDSYTNITTVKLFSHSRREADYAREGMEEFLLTVYPQMRLVTGLVMSVWINNVLLILATGALSIWLWMHAAVSAGAITAAIALVLRLNGMSQWIMWEMSALFENIGTVEDGISTIARPREVLDRADAPSLAVTRGRIEFDHLCFHYGKGAGVIEDFSLTIEPGEKIGLVGRSGAGKSTLVHLLLRFHDVETGRILIDGQNIADVGQESLRAQIGLVTQDTSLLHRSVRDNILYGRPDAREADLIAAARQARAHDFIEQLQDAKGRRGYDAHVGERGVKLSGGQRQRIAIARVLLKDAPILILDEATSALDSEVETAIQENLYRLMRNKTVIAIAHRLSTIAMMDRLIVLDQGRIIEEGTHAELITRDGLYAQLWAHQSGGFLGEDANQARDVALS